The Oryzias melastigma strain HK-1 linkage group LG13, ASM292280v2, whole genome shotgun sequence genome window below encodes:
- the nek8 gene encoding serine/threonine-protein kinase Nek8 isoform X2 — translation MEKYEKIKVVGRGAFGIVHLCRRRSDGAFVILKEIPVEQMSRDERLAAQNECQVLKLLNHPNIIEYYENFLEDKALMIAMEYAPGGTLAEYIQKRCNSLLDEDTILHFFVQILLALYHVHNKLILHRDLKTQNILLDKHQMIVKIGDFGISKILVSKSKAYTVVGTPCYISPELCEGKPYNQKSDIWALGCVLYELASLKRAFEAANLPALVLKIMSGTFAPISDRYSPELRQLILNMLNLDPSKRPQLNEIMALPICTRPLLNLYTDVGNVKMRRIEKPLSAVQLGQQGRPGGRVSTSRLREGSVGLGSGKVHSLPLSSVYTWGSGITTPLRLPMPNTEVLQVSLGRTQKMGVTKSGRLITWEAPSVVPGEVGLPGVVEHAQPLFISRFLEGQSGVTIKSVSCGDLFTTCMTERGIIMTFGSGSNGCLGHGNFNDVTQPKIVEALLGYELVQVACGASHVVAVTNEREVFAWGRGDNGRLGLGTQDTHNSPQQVCLPVGFEAQRAVCGVDCSMIISSQGSIMACGSNRFNKLGLDRITAGEEPSQVNQVEEAHSFMPVQSVPLNTEKIVYVDIGTGHSAAVTGGQCFTFGSNQHGQMGCSSRRSSRVPYLVLGLQDITMVACGDAFTLAIGAEGEAYTWGKGARGRLGRKEEDCGIPKAVLLDESHPFAVTSVACCHGNTLLAMKPLLEELVPR, via the exons ATGGAGAAGTATGAAAAAATCAAAGTTGTTGGCAGAGGAGCCTTCGG GATTGTTCACCTGTGCCGGCGGCGCAGCGACGGCGCTTTTGTCATCCTGAAGGAGATCCCAGTGGAGCAGATGTCTCGGGATGAACGACTGGCAGCTCAGAATGAGTGTCAGGTGCTGAAACTGCTCAACCACCCAAACATCATCGAGTATTATGAGAACTTCCTGGAGGACAAGGCCCTCATGATAGCGATGGAGTATGCGCCAG GTGGAACCCTGGCTGAGTACATCCAGAAACGCTGCAACTCCCTCCTGGACGAAGACACCATCCTTCACTTCTTTGTGCAGATTTTGCTTGCTCTGTATCATGTGCACAACAAACTCATCCTGCACCGCGACCTCAAGACTCAGAACATCCTGCTGGACAAGCACCAGATGATCGTCAAAATTGGGGACTTTGGCATCTCGAAGATCCTCGTCAGCAAGAGCAAGGCGTATACT GTGGTCGGGACTCCTTGCTACATCTCACCGGAGCTGTGTGAGGGAAAGCCATACAACCAGAAAAGTGATATTTGGGCTTTGGGCTGCGTACTTTATGAACTCGCCAGTCTCAAGAGAGCCTTCGAGGCTGct AATCTGCCAGCTCTTGTTCTAAAAATCATGAGCGGTACTTTTGCTCCGATCTCGGACCGATACAGCCCAGAACTGCGACAGCTCATCCTCAACATGCTCAATTTGGATCCGTCCAAAAGGCCTCAGCTCAATGAAATTATGGCTTTGCCCATTTGCACCAGGCCACTGCTCAATCTCTACACAGATGTGGGCAACGTCAAGATGCGTAG GATTGAGAAACCGTTATCCGCTGTTCAACTCGGTCAACAAGGAAGACCAGGAGGGAGAGTTTCCACTAGTAGATTGAGAG AAGGATCAGTGGGTTTAGGATCGGGGAAGGTGCATTCCCTCCCTCTGTCCTCCGTCTACACATGGGGAAGTGGCATCACGACCCCTCTCCGACTCCCCATGCCAAACACCGAGGTGCTTCAGGTGTCACTCGGTCGCACTCAAAAGATGGGAGTCACCAAGTCTGGCCGCCTGATCACGTGGGAG GCTCCATCTGTGGTGCCGGGTGAGGTGGGTCTCCCCGGTGTGGTGGAACACGCGCAGCCGCTGTTCATCTCTCGCTTCCTGGAGGGCCAGTCCGGCGTCACCATCAAGTCTGTGTCCTGTGGAGATCTCTTCACCACCTGCATGACAG AAAGGGGGATTATCATGACGTTTGGGAGCGGGAGCAACGGCTGCCTGGGACACGGCAACTTCAATGATGTAACCCAG CCCAAGATAGTGGAAGCTCTCCTTGGGTATGAGCTGGTCCAGGTGGCCTGCGGAGCTTCCCACGTCGTTGCTGTGACCAACGAAAGAGAAGTATTTGCGTGGGGGAGAGGAGACAATG GTCGCCTGGGGCTGGGCACCCAAGACACCCACAACTCTCCCCAGCAGGTGTGTTTGCCTGTGGGATTTGAGGCGCAGAGGGCGGTGTGTGGGGTGGACTGCTCCATGATTATCAGCAGCCAGGGCAGCATAATGGCATGTGGAAGCAACAG GTTCAACAAGCTTGGCCTGGATAGGATTACTGCAGGAGAAGAGCCAAGCCAGGTCAACCAAGTGGAAGAAGCTCATTCTTTCATGCCGGTCCAGTCGGTGCCGCTCAACACTGAGAAGATAGTTTATGTTGACATTGGAACTGGTCATTCTGCTGCTGTTACAG GGGGTCAGTGCTTTACATTTGGCAGCAACCAACACGGGCAGATGGGCTGCAGTTCCCGACGGAGCAGCCGTGTGCCATACCTGGTTCTGGGCCTGCAGGACATCACCATGGTTGCCTGTGGCGATGCCTTCACCTTAGCTATTGGAGCTG AAGGGGAGGCGTACACATGGGGAAAGGGGGCGCGCGGACGCCTCGGAAGAAAGGAGGAGGACTGCGGGATACCGAAGGCGGTGCTGCTCGACGAGAGTCACCCTTTTGCCGTGACATCTGTGGcttgttgtcatggcaacactCTGCTGGCAATGAAAC cTCTGCTGGAGGAGCTGGTCCCGAGATGA
- the nek8 gene encoding serine/threonine-protein kinase Nek8 isoform X4 — MEKYEKIKVVGRGAFGIVHLCRRRSDGAFVILKEIPVEQMSRDERLAAQNECQVLKLLNHPNIIEYYENFLEDKALMIAMEYAPGGTLAEYIQKRCNSLLDEDTILHFFVQILLALYHVHNKLILHRDLKTQNILLDKHQMIVKIGDFGISKILVSKSKAYTVVGTPCYISPELCEGKPYNQKSDIWALGCVLYELASLKRAFEAANLPALVLKIMSGTFAPISDRYSPELRQLILNMLNLDPSKRPQLNEIMALPICTRPLLNLYTDVGNVKMRRIEKPLSAVQLGQQGRPGGRVSTSRLREGSVGLGSGKVHSLPLSSVYTWGSGITTPLRLPMPNTEVLQVSLGRTQKMGVTKSGRLITWEAPSVVPGEVGLPGVVEHAQPLFISRFLEGQSGVTIKSVSCGDLFTTCMTERGIIMTFGSGSNGCLGHGNFNDVTQPKIVEALLGYELVQVACGASHVVAVTNEREVFAWGRGDNGRLGLGTQDTHNSPQQVCLPVGFEAQRAVCGVDCSMIISSQGSIMACGSNRFNKLGLDRITAGEEPSQVNQVEEAHSFMPVQSVPLNTEKIVYVDIGTGHSAAVTEGGQCFTFGSNQHGQMGCSSRRSSRVPYLVLGLQDITMVACGDAFTLAIGAALLEELVPR, encoded by the exons ATGGAGAAGTATGAAAAAATCAAAGTTGTTGGCAGAGGAGCCTTCGG GATTGTTCACCTGTGCCGGCGGCGCAGCGACGGCGCTTTTGTCATCCTGAAGGAGATCCCAGTGGAGCAGATGTCTCGGGATGAACGACTGGCAGCTCAGAATGAGTGTCAGGTGCTGAAACTGCTCAACCACCCAAACATCATCGAGTATTATGAGAACTTCCTGGAGGACAAGGCCCTCATGATAGCGATGGAGTATGCGCCAG GTGGAACCCTGGCTGAGTACATCCAGAAACGCTGCAACTCCCTCCTGGACGAAGACACCATCCTTCACTTCTTTGTGCAGATTTTGCTTGCTCTGTATCATGTGCACAACAAACTCATCCTGCACCGCGACCTCAAGACTCAGAACATCCTGCTGGACAAGCACCAGATGATCGTCAAAATTGGGGACTTTGGCATCTCGAAGATCCTCGTCAGCAAGAGCAAGGCGTATACT GTGGTCGGGACTCCTTGCTACATCTCACCGGAGCTGTGTGAGGGAAAGCCATACAACCAGAAAAGTGATATTTGGGCTTTGGGCTGCGTACTTTATGAACTCGCCAGTCTCAAGAGAGCCTTCGAGGCTGct AATCTGCCAGCTCTTGTTCTAAAAATCATGAGCGGTACTTTTGCTCCGATCTCGGACCGATACAGCCCAGAACTGCGACAGCTCATCCTCAACATGCTCAATTTGGATCCGTCCAAAAGGCCTCAGCTCAATGAAATTATGGCTTTGCCCATTTGCACCAGGCCACTGCTCAATCTCTACACAGATGTGGGCAACGTCAAGATGCGTAG GATTGAGAAACCGTTATCCGCTGTTCAACTCGGTCAACAAGGAAGACCAGGAGGGAGAGTTTCCACTAGTAGATTGAGAG AAGGATCAGTGGGTTTAGGATCGGGGAAGGTGCATTCCCTCCCTCTGTCCTCCGTCTACACATGGGGAAGTGGCATCACGACCCCTCTCCGACTCCCCATGCCAAACACCGAGGTGCTTCAGGTGTCACTCGGTCGCACTCAAAAGATGGGAGTCACCAAGTCTGGCCGCCTGATCACGTGGGAG GCTCCATCTGTGGTGCCGGGTGAGGTGGGTCTCCCCGGTGTGGTGGAACACGCGCAGCCGCTGTTCATCTCTCGCTTCCTGGAGGGCCAGTCCGGCGTCACCATCAAGTCTGTGTCCTGTGGAGATCTCTTCACCACCTGCATGACAG AAAGGGGGATTATCATGACGTTTGGGAGCGGGAGCAACGGCTGCCTGGGACACGGCAACTTCAATGATGTAACCCAG CCCAAGATAGTGGAAGCTCTCCTTGGGTATGAGCTGGTCCAGGTGGCCTGCGGAGCTTCCCACGTCGTTGCTGTGACCAACGAAAGAGAAGTATTTGCGTGGGGGAGAGGAGACAATG GTCGCCTGGGGCTGGGCACCCAAGACACCCACAACTCTCCCCAGCAGGTGTGTTTGCCTGTGGGATTTGAGGCGCAGAGGGCGGTGTGTGGGGTGGACTGCTCCATGATTATCAGCAGCCAGGGCAGCATAATGGCATGTGGAAGCAACAG GTTCAACAAGCTTGGCCTGGATAGGATTACTGCAGGAGAAGAGCCAAGCCAGGTCAACCAAGTGGAAGAAGCTCATTCTTTCATGCCGGTCCAGTCGGTGCCGCTCAACACTGAGAAGATAGTTTATGTTGACATTGGAACTGGTCATTCTGCTGCTGTTACAG AAGGGGGTCAGTGCTTTACATTTGGCAGCAACCAACACGGGCAGATGGGCTGCAGTTCCCGACGGAGCAGCCGTGTGCCATACCTGGTTCTGGGCCTGCAGGACATCACCATGGTTGCCTGTGGCGATGCCTTCACCTTAGCTATTGGAGCTG cTCTGCTGGAGGAGCTGGTCCCGAGATGA
- the nek8 gene encoding serine/threonine-protein kinase Nek8 isoform X1, which yields MEKYEKIKVVGRGAFGIVHLCRRRSDGAFVILKEIPVEQMSRDERLAAQNECQVLKLLNHPNIIEYYENFLEDKALMIAMEYAPGGTLAEYIQKRCNSLLDEDTILHFFVQILLALYHVHNKLILHRDLKTQNILLDKHQMIVKIGDFGISKILVSKSKAYTVVGTPCYISPELCEGKPYNQKSDIWALGCVLYELASLKRAFEAANLPALVLKIMSGTFAPISDRYSPELRQLILNMLNLDPSKRPQLNEIMALPICTRPLLNLYTDVGNVKMRRIEKPLSAVQLGQQGRPGGRVSTSRLREGSVGLGSGKVHSLPLSSVYTWGSGITTPLRLPMPNTEVLQVSLGRTQKMGVTKSGRLITWEAPSVVPGEVGLPGVVEHAQPLFISRFLEGQSGVTIKSVSCGDLFTTCMTERGIIMTFGSGSNGCLGHGNFNDVTQPKIVEALLGYELVQVACGASHVVAVTNEREVFAWGRGDNGRLGLGTQDTHNSPQQVCLPVGFEAQRAVCGVDCSMIISSQGSIMACGSNRFNKLGLDRITAGEEPSQVNQVEEAHSFMPVQSVPLNTEKIVYVDIGTGHSAAVTEGGQCFTFGSNQHGQMGCSSRRSSRVPYLVLGLQDITMVACGDAFTLAIGAEGEAYTWGKGARGRLGRKEEDCGIPKAVLLDESHPFAVTSVACCHGNTLLAMKPLLEELVPR from the exons ATGGAGAAGTATGAAAAAATCAAAGTTGTTGGCAGAGGAGCCTTCGG GATTGTTCACCTGTGCCGGCGGCGCAGCGACGGCGCTTTTGTCATCCTGAAGGAGATCCCAGTGGAGCAGATGTCTCGGGATGAACGACTGGCAGCTCAGAATGAGTGTCAGGTGCTGAAACTGCTCAACCACCCAAACATCATCGAGTATTATGAGAACTTCCTGGAGGACAAGGCCCTCATGATAGCGATGGAGTATGCGCCAG GTGGAACCCTGGCTGAGTACATCCAGAAACGCTGCAACTCCCTCCTGGACGAAGACACCATCCTTCACTTCTTTGTGCAGATTTTGCTTGCTCTGTATCATGTGCACAACAAACTCATCCTGCACCGCGACCTCAAGACTCAGAACATCCTGCTGGACAAGCACCAGATGATCGTCAAAATTGGGGACTTTGGCATCTCGAAGATCCTCGTCAGCAAGAGCAAGGCGTATACT GTGGTCGGGACTCCTTGCTACATCTCACCGGAGCTGTGTGAGGGAAAGCCATACAACCAGAAAAGTGATATTTGGGCTTTGGGCTGCGTACTTTATGAACTCGCCAGTCTCAAGAGAGCCTTCGAGGCTGct AATCTGCCAGCTCTTGTTCTAAAAATCATGAGCGGTACTTTTGCTCCGATCTCGGACCGATACAGCCCAGAACTGCGACAGCTCATCCTCAACATGCTCAATTTGGATCCGTCCAAAAGGCCTCAGCTCAATGAAATTATGGCTTTGCCCATTTGCACCAGGCCACTGCTCAATCTCTACACAGATGTGGGCAACGTCAAGATGCGTAG GATTGAGAAACCGTTATCCGCTGTTCAACTCGGTCAACAAGGAAGACCAGGAGGGAGAGTTTCCACTAGTAGATTGAGAG AAGGATCAGTGGGTTTAGGATCGGGGAAGGTGCATTCCCTCCCTCTGTCCTCCGTCTACACATGGGGAAGTGGCATCACGACCCCTCTCCGACTCCCCATGCCAAACACCGAGGTGCTTCAGGTGTCACTCGGTCGCACTCAAAAGATGGGAGTCACCAAGTCTGGCCGCCTGATCACGTGGGAG GCTCCATCTGTGGTGCCGGGTGAGGTGGGTCTCCCCGGTGTGGTGGAACACGCGCAGCCGCTGTTCATCTCTCGCTTCCTGGAGGGCCAGTCCGGCGTCACCATCAAGTCTGTGTCCTGTGGAGATCTCTTCACCACCTGCATGACAG AAAGGGGGATTATCATGACGTTTGGGAGCGGGAGCAACGGCTGCCTGGGACACGGCAACTTCAATGATGTAACCCAG CCCAAGATAGTGGAAGCTCTCCTTGGGTATGAGCTGGTCCAGGTGGCCTGCGGAGCTTCCCACGTCGTTGCTGTGACCAACGAAAGAGAAGTATTTGCGTGGGGGAGAGGAGACAATG GTCGCCTGGGGCTGGGCACCCAAGACACCCACAACTCTCCCCAGCAGGTGTGTTTGCCTGTGGGATTTGAGGCGCAGAGGGCGGTGTGTGGGGTGGACTGCTCCATGATTATCAGCAGCCAGGGCAGCATAATGGCATGTGGAAGCAACAG GTTCAACAAGCTTGGCCTGGATAGGATTACTGCAGGAGAAGAGCCAAGCCAGGTCAACCAAGTGGAAGAAGCTCATTCTTTCATGCCGGTCCAGTCGGTGCCGCTCAACACTGAGAAGATAGTTTATGTTGACATTGGAACTGGTCATTCTGCTGCTGTTACAG AAGGGGGTCAGTGCTTTACATTTGGCAGCAACCAACACGGGCAGATGGGCTGCAGTTCCCGACGGAGCAGCCGTGTGCCATACCTGGTTCTGGGCCTGCAGGACATCACCATGGTTGCCTGTGGCGATGCCTTCACCTTAGCTATTGGAGCTG AAGGGGAGGCGTACACATGGGGAAAGGGGGCGCGCGGACGCCTCGGAAGAAAGGAGGAGGACTGCGGGATACCGAAGGCGGTGCTGCTCGACGAGAGTCACCCTTTTGCCGTGACATCTGTGGcttgttgtcatggcaacactCTGCTGGCAATGAAAC cTCTGCTGGAGGAGCTGGTCCCGAGATGA
- the nek8 gene encoding serine/threonine-protein kinase Nek8 isoform X3: MSRDERLAAQNECQVLKLLNHPNIIEYYENFLEDKALMIAMEYAPGGTLAEYIQKRCNSLLDEDTILHFFVQILLALYHVHNKLILHRDLKTQNILLDKHQMIVKIGDFGISKILVSKSKAYTVVGTPCYISPELCEGKPYNQKSDIWALGCVLYELASLKRAFEAANLPALVLKIMSGTFAPISDRYSPELRQLILNMLNLDPSKRPQLNEIMALPICTRPLLNLYTDVGNVKMRRIEKPLSAVQLGQQGRPGGRVSTSRLREGSVGLGSGKVHSLPLSSVYTWGSGITTPLRLPMPNTEVLQVSLGRTQKMGVTKSGRLITWEAPSVVPGEVGLPGVVEHAQPLFISRFLEGQSGVTIKSVSCGDLFTTCMTERGIIMTFGSGSNGCLGHGNFNDVTQPKIVEALLGYELVQVACGASHVVAVTNEREVFAWGRGDNGRLGLGTQDTHNSPQQVCLPVGFEAQRAVCGVDCSMIISSQGSIMACGSNRFNKLGLDRITAGEEPSQVNQVEEAHSFMPVQSVPLNTEKIVYVDIGTGHSAAVTEGGQCFTFGSNQHGQMGCSSRRSSRVPYLVLGLQDITMVACGDAFTLAIGAEGEAYTWGKGARGRLGRKEEDCGIPKAVLLDESHPFAVTSVACCHGNTLLAMKPLLEELVPR; encoded by the exons ATGTCTCGGGATGAACGACTGGCAGCTCAGAATGAGTGTCAGGTGCTGAAACTGCTCAACCACCCAAACATCATCGAGTATTATGAGAACTTCCTGGAGGACAAGGCCCTCATGATAGCGATGGAGTATGCGCCAG GTGGAACCCTGGCTGAGTACATCCAGAAACGCTGCAACTCCCTCCTGGACGAAGACACCATCCTTCACTTCTTTGTGCAGATTTTGCTTGCTCTGTATCATGTGCACAACAAACTCATCCTGCACCGCGACCTCAAGACTCAGAACATCCTGCTGGACAAGCACCAGATGATCGTCAAAATTGGGGACTTTGGCATCTCGAAGATCCTCGTCAGCAAGAGCAAGGCGTATACT GTGGTCGGGACTCCTTGCTACATCTCACCGGAGCTGTGTGAGGGAAAGCCATACAACCAGAAAAGTGATATTTGGGCTTTGGGCTGCGTACTTTATGAACTCGCCAGTCTCAAGAGAGCCTTCGAGGCTGct AATCTGCCAGCTCTTGTTCTAAAAATCATGAGCGGTACTTTTGCTCCGATCTCGGACCGATACAGCCCAGAACTGCGACAGCTCATCCTCAACATGCTCAATTTGGATCCGTCCAAAAGGCCTCAGCTCAATGAAATTATGGCTTTGCCCATTTGCACCAGGCCACTGCTCAATCTCTACACAGATGTGGGCAACGTCAAGATGCGTAG GATTGAGAAACCGTTATCCGCTGTTCAACTCGGTCAACAAGGAAGACCAGGAGGGAGAGTTTCCACTAGTAGATTGAGAG AAGGATCAGTGGGTTTAGGATCGGGGAAGGTGCATTCCCTCCCTCTGTCCTCCGTCTACACATGGGGAAGTGGCATCACGACCCCTCTCCGACTCCCCATGCCAAACACCGAGGTGCTTCAGGTGTCACTCGGTCGCACTCAAAAGATGGGAGTCACCAAGTCTGGCCGCCTGATCACGTGGGAG GCTCCATCTGTGGTGCCGGGTGAGGTGGGTCTCCCCGGTGTGGTGGAACACGCGCAGCCGCTGTTCATCTCTCGCTTCCTGGAGGGCCAGTCCGGCGTCACCATCAAGTCTGTGTCCTGTGGAGATCTCTTCACCACCTGCATGACAG AAAGGGGGATTATCATGACGTTTGGGAGCGGGAGCAACGGCTGCCTGGGACACGGCAACTTCAATGATGTAACCCAG CCCAAGATAGTGGAAGCTCTCCTTGGGTATGAGCTGGTCCAGGTGGCCTGCGGAGCTTCCCACGTCGTTGCTGTGACCAACGAAAGAGAAGTATTTGCGTGGGGGAGAGGAGACAATG GTCGCCTGGGGCTGGGCACCCAAGACACCCACAACTCTCCCCAGCAGGTGTGTTTGCCTGTGGGATTTGAGGCGCAGAGGGCGGTGTGTGGGGTGGACTGCTCCATGATTATCAGCAGCCAGGGCAGCATAATGGCATGTGGAAGCAACAG GTTCAACAAGCTTGGCCTGGATAGGATTACTGCAGGAGAAGAGCCAAGCCAGGTCAACCAAGTGGAAGAAGCTCATTCTTTCATGCCGGTCCAGTCGGTGCCGCTCAACACTGAGAAGATAGTTTATGTTGACATTGGAACTGGTCATTCTGCTGCTGTTACAG AAGGGGGTCAGTGCTTTACATTTGGCAGCAACCAACACGGGCAGATGGGCTGCAGTTCCCGACGGAGCAGCCGTGTGCCATACCTGGTTCTGGGCCTGCAGGACATCACCATGGTTGCCTGTGGCGATGCCTTCACCTTAGCTATTGGAGCTG AAGGGGAGGCGTACACATGGGGAAAGGGGGCGCGCGGACGCCTCGGAAGAAAGGAGGAGGACTGCGGGATACCGAAGGCGGTGCTGCTCGACGAGAGTCACCCTTTTGCCGTGACATCTGTGGcttgttgtcatggcaacactCTGCTGGCAATGAAAC cTCTGCTGGAGGAGCTGGTCCCGAGATGA